The Haloarcula laminariae genomic sequence TGGGCACTGGTAGTCCTGTGACGTGAATATCGCCGCCGTACAAAGTGTCCAAGCGGGAACATCCCCTCCCGCTCACCGTCATAGTCTCCTCCCAGAACAGTTTCTAGTGCTGTTCTTAGTCTTGGCATGATGTCGATACTCAAAGCCATTTGATATTGTGATGTACCAGTGATCCCGGTAATTTCGAACCGGACACCGCCCTCGCTCCCCGATATCACGCGAATATCCACCCCGTGGGCGTCGGCGACTCGCTTGACGATATGAACTCTTTTCGGCGATGTATACCCGAATGTACGGGGGAGATAGTGCGGGCTGATTGAGCCACACAACTTTCATACGAGTTGACTGAGGGTATTCTGATATGGAGTCCGCTGCGTATCGAGACCAAATCTACGAGATATTTGCCAATCCGAACACCGAATTTGAGACTCAAATTAGGCAGGCACTCACTACGGGTACTGAATATCTCGACCTCTCTGTGGGCTTTTTCACGCGTATTGTTGACGGTACCCAGGAAATCCTTCACGCGACTGGCGATCACCCGTTGATTCAGCCAGGGGAGAGCTGTCCACTTGACGAAGCGTACTGTCGTCGAACCATCAAACTCGATAGCCAACTCGCCATCGAAGATGCTCGTGCGTCCCCGGAGATCGCTGACACCGCTATTGAGACGTTTGATTTAGGCGCGTACATCGGCGCAAAAGTCATCGTCGATGGTGAGGTGTATGGGACGGCGTGCTTTGCCGATCCGGAGCCACGCGACGATCCCTTCGTTGACGCAGAACGGTTCTTCGTCGAACTGGTCGCGCGACTCGGTGGGCAAGCCATCGAACGACACCGATACGAACGAGAACTCACACAGCGCGAAGAACGGTTGAACGAACAGCGAGAGATATACCGAGCCGTCATCGACGCCAGTTTCGACTCCGTCTTTCGCCTCGATACCGACGGAGTGTTCACGTACGCGTCTGACGGCGTCCGGGATCTGTTAGGCTATTCGCCGGCGGAACTGATCGGTCAACCGATAACGATCGCCCATCCAGATACACAGACCAGCGAGTGGGCAATGAAAAATCGCTCACAGATACTGAACGGGGAGCTGGCCGAAGCCCGAGATCTGCCACTAAAAACGAAATCGGGTGATATTGTTTATACGGATATTCGCGGTGTCCCAGTCTACGACGGAAGCGTGCCTAAGCCGGAACGCTCAACGGACGACATCGTCGGGATACTGATACTAATCCGTGATGCAACGGAGCGTCGTCAGCGGGAAGGACTCATCAGCGTAATCAACCGAGTGCTCCGGCACAACGTACGAAACGAGATGTCTGTGATTCACGGTTGGGCCGATATGCTCGCCGAAGACATGGACGAAGAGCAGGCTACCAAAGCGACGGTTATCAGGGCAGCTGCAACGCGGTTGCTTGACCTGACCGAGTCCGCACAGCGAATCGAAGAAAACCGCGATATTTCGCCCGAGTTGGAACCGACGGACATCATACCGCTACTCAATCGTACCGTCACTGAGTGTAAAACACGGTATTCGGATGTCTCAATAACTGTTGACGCACCGGACAAAGCGATCGCGGAGACGCTTCCACGCATCGAAGTGGCGTTATTTGAACTTGTGGACAATGCCGCGAAGCATGGGGGGAGTCCCGCATCTATCGAAATTGATGTAGCTGTGTCTGATCGGCAGGTAATCTGTCGAATACGCGATGACGGACCGGGACTTCCGAATACAGAACGCGGTGTCATAGAGACAGGCGAAGAGACACCACTCGTCCACGGACAGGGGCTTGGACTGTGGCTGTGTTATTGGATCATCACGACGTTAGATGGGGAGATCGAAGTCACAGAATTCAACCAAGGGACCACAATCGAGGTTCATCTGCCGACACCACCATGAGAGTAGCGCAAACAAGAACAGCTTAGAAATCATTTAAAAATCGTCACTGAGCAATTCACATACTATTGCATAGAGTCAAGTGAACGCTGCGGTGGATGAGCCCGACTCACCCGTCATACCATCGTTTGAACCGGGGCCTTCTGTCCGACTTTCCTGTATTCTTCGACGATTTCGGTAATAACGGGTTTACCTGAGCGTAGCGGCTGTTTCCCCCCTCTGCTGAATCAAGAACCGTCTCTTCAACTACTGATACGCTACAGCCATCGGTGTATCTATTCGGCTTCGACAGAGAATGCTTCCCACCGCAAGATCGGCGTACGTCGTGAATTACAGTTCCCCCAACGACGTTGGGAATCCTGTGCTTCAGCGCGTGAGAGATGGCAAGCGGCAACCCTGTTGGACAGCCCTCGGGTTGAATCGGCTCCAGTTCGTACTACTGAGCGATGCGTGCAATCCGATTCCACAACCACGGAGGACCGGACGTACTGACGCTTGAGGAGGTAGATACGCCAGAACCCGGCCCTGGTGAGGTCCGTATTGATGCCGAGGCCATTGGGGTCAACCCCGTTGACACCTACTTCCGCGAGGGCGAGTATCCTGTTCCCGACCGGCCCTTCGTTCCGGGGTCGGACGTGGCCGGGACGGTCGCAGCCGTCGGCCAGGGCGTTACCGACCTCTCGGTCGGCGATCGAGTGTACGCCACAGGCCTTGGTAACGGTCGACCGGGGACGTACGCCGAGTCCTGTATTGCGCCCGCCGACTTCGTCGCGCCGCTCCCCGAGAGCGTCTCTGAGGTAGACGGAGCAGCGCTGTCGCTCGTCGGCATGACGGCGTGGCAGGTGTTCGTCCACCACGCCGGCGTCGAACCGGCCGAGACGGTCCTCGTCCACGGTGGGAGTGGCGGTGTTGGCCACGTCGCTGTCCAACTCGCCAAGACGATGGGCGCCCGCGTTGTGACGACCGCCAGCGAGACGTACCACGACCGCCTGGCCGACCTCGGGGCCGACGTGACCATCGACTACCATGCCGACGACCTCGAAGAACGTATCGTCGCAGCGGGGGAACCCGCGGTAATCCTCGACACATTCATCGACGAGTACCTCCAGACGAACGCGAACGTCGCTGCACAGAACGCACGGATTGTCGGTATCGGTAACCGCACCGAGCAGGCGTCGTTCGACGCCATTGGCGCGGCGAAAGGGAAGGAACTCTCCTACCAGTTCATGACGATGTACAACACCCAGGACAAGCATGAGGTCCTGTCGCGTCTCGCGGCGCTTGCCGATCGCGGCGAGGTGCTGCCGGAAGTCCACCGGACCTACGACCTCGCCGACGCCGCAGACGCACAGCGCGCTGTGATGGACGAGAGTTTCCTCGGAAAATTGGTTCTCGAACCCTGACAAGCTGATTGAGGTGCCGGCATCCATCACGAACGTATAGTATTGTCGGCGTCGAAAGCCGAACCATGTCAGGCGAAAACTATTCCTCTTGCCAGACGATTCGAGAGCCAGCGGTTTGATTGGGGCAGCCTGAAGTGTGGGTTTACGCACCCGGATAACCGAGAAGGCGAGTCGTTCACGATACAGGGCTCGTGTCTTGCACGGAGCGCAGTTCAGAACTGTGTTATCGGAATCGCTTGGTGAAAATCTCCTACATGGGATGATTCCGTCGTTCTGCGGGATCACTTTCCAAGTGGCGCCGAGCGTACATCAGCGGGAGTGCGGTGAGGACACCCGCTATTGCAACGATTCCGATGACGAAGCCGATGAGGAATGCAACCACGGGAACCTCTGCCATCTCGATCCCCCAGATCAGTATAAACTGACCTGTCCAGAGAACACCTGTGAACAGGGCCGTGACGAGTCCGAAGACGCTCCCGAGGACGTACGTATACGAGCCCCGTCGCTCAATGAGTGTCCACCAGACGACTGCTCCGATGGCAAACGTTGGACTCGCTAATATCACCATCCAGTACTCTGATGGGAGCCCAATCACGTCTGCCAATAGCCCCAGTATATCTGAGAGCAAGACCGTCACGACGGTTCCACAAATGAACATATAGAGACCGGCGGATAGTGACCAGCTCCTCGGCGAATCGACGGTGGATCTGAATGTATCAGCCGGGTCCATAATCTAATATCTCTCGAAGACAGTAAAAAGATGCTCTACGGTCAAACAACGGTTTGACTAACGCTCTGTCGCACTGTTGAGCTTCAGTTCTACGGATAAATTTGCAAATACTTCCCTGGACACACAACCAGTGACTGGCTGGTTCACCGGTAACGATATGGAGCCCAACGGTGGTGGGTGCTGCCTATCCGTGCGGACTGACCGCCAAGAGTATTCCCAAATTGTGCATGTTTTCTGGAAGTCGTACAAGATGCAGGGACCGTATCGGTCAAACTAATGATAATAAATTGATTTGTCAGGCATCGATATCCATGTGCCGCCATCGGGTTCAACAGAGTATGTCGGTCTACTGTGGCTACCCTGGAATGGCGCCGCTGGTACGCCGCAGCGTCATCTCGACGCGGGTCCCGTTGCCCGTGTTCGTTACCGCTAGCTCCCCGCCGGAGCGCTGCACGTACCAGTTCATGACCCACAGCCCGACGCCCGAACTGTGGCTGAGGACCGTCTCCGTGCCGTTGGTGAGGAAGGCGGTCTCGTTTGGGGGAATCCCGTCGCCGTCGTCATCGATGATTAGCGATACAGTCCCCTCGCCGACAACAGAGTGGATCCGGATATGCGGCGGCGGGTCGTTGTGCTCGGCGGCGTTCTCGACCGCGTTGACGATAGCGGTCTGAAACCCTTCGATGACCGCCACTTGTACCTCGTCAACGTCGACATGGATATTGGTCGGCTCCTGCCGGAAGGTCTCAAGCGCCTCGGAAACAAGCCCCTGAAGCGACTTGACGGTCTGTTCCGATTTCTCGTCGACAATCCGCTCGATCTCTCTGGTCTTTTCGGCGTGGCCCATCAGCCTCTCCGTCGCAGCGATCGCAGTTTCGAGTCGCTCCCGTGTCGTCTCGTCTTCGGCCCGGTCGCTGACCACATCCATGTGCCCCAACGCGACGGTAAGTTCGTTTCGGATGTTGTGCCGAAAAACCCTGGA encodes the following:
- a CDS encoding ATP-binding protein, yielding MESAAYRDQIYEIFANPNTEFETQIRQALTTGTEYLDLSVGFFTRIVDGTQEILHATGDHPLIQPGESCPLDEAYCRRTIKLDSQLAIEDARASPEIADTAIETFDLGAYIGAKVIVDGEVYGTACFADPEPRDDPFVDAERFFVELVARLGGQAIERHRYERELTQREERLNEQREIYRAVIDASFDSVFRLDTDGVFTYASDGVRDLLGYSPAELIGQPITIAHPDTQTSEWAMKNRSQILNGELAEARDLPLKTKSGDIVYTDIRGVPVYDGSVPKPERSTDDIVGILILIRDATERRQREGLISVINRVLRHNVRNEMSVIHGWADMLAEDMDEEQATKATVIRAAATRLLDLTESAQRIEENRDISPELEPTDIIPLLNRTVTECKTRYSDVSITVDAPDKAIAETLPRIEVALFELVDNAAKHGGSPASIEIDVAVSDRQVICRIRDDGPGLPNTERGVIETGEETPLVHGQGLGLWLCYWIITTLDGEIEVTEFNQGTTIEVHLPTPP
- a CDS encoding NADPH:quinone reductase translates to MRAIRFHNHGGPDVLTLEEVDTPEPGPGEVRIDAEAIGVNPVDTYFREGEYPVPDRPFVPGSDVAGTVAAVGQGVTDLSVGDRVYATGLGNGRPGTYAESCIAPADFVAPLPESVSEVDGAALSLVGMTAWQVFVHHAGVEPAETVLVHGGSGGVGHVAVQLAKTMGARVVTTASETYHDRLADLGADVTIDYHADDLEERIVAAGEPAVILDTFIDEYLQTNANVAAQNARIVGIGNRTEQASFDAIGAAKGKELSYQFMTMYNTQDKHEVLSRLAALADRGEVLPEVHRTYDLADAADAQRAVMDESFLGKLVLEP